A region from the Paenibacillus humicola genome encodes:
- a CDS encoding ABC transporter permease, which translates to MNGARMSKTWQLHLMMVPGMLLVFLFLYGPLPGLVLAFKDFIPSKGIFGSEWIGLETFRYMIELPDSYQIFWNTLYIAVLKIIFNFPFPILVAILLNEVRRAVFKRTVQTLIYLPHFLSWVILSGIFIDLFSQSGIINQFLGLFGVKPIYFMGDTHYFIKMLIATDVWKNFGYSTIIYLAAITGIDESLYESAVMDGANRFKQIVHITLPGLAPVILLVLTLSLGSILDAGFDQVFNLYNPLVYSRADIIDTYVYRLAFTDANYSLGTAIGLLKSVVGFILIVIGYRLAKRYSDYSIF; encoded by the coding sequence GTGAATGGAGCGCGCATGTCGAAAACGTGGCAGCTGCACCTGATGATGGTGCCCGGGATGCTCCTTGTGTTCCTTTTTCTATACGGTCCTCTGCCGGGGCTCGTGCTGGCCTTCAAGGATTTCATACCGAGCAAAGGCATTTTCGGCTCCGAATGGATCGGCCTCGAGACGTTCCGGTATATGATCGAGCTGCCCGATTCGTATCAGATTTTTTGGAACACGCTGTACATCGCGGTGCTGAAAATTATATTCAATTTTCCGTTCCCGATTCTGGTTGCGATATTGCTGAACGAAGTGCGCAGAGCCGTCTTCAAGCGCACCGTTCAAACCTTGATCTATTTGCCGCATTTTCTGTCGTGGGTCATTCTGTCGGGGATCTTCATCGATCTTTTTTCCCAAAGCGGGATCATCAATCAGTTTCTGGGCTTGTTCGGCGTGAAGCCGATCTATTTTATGGGAGATACCCATTATTTTATCAAGATGCTGATCGCTACGGACGTGTGGAAAAACTTCGGCTACTCCACCATTATTTATTTGGCGGCCATTACCGGGATCGACGAATCGCTTTACGAATCGGCCGTCATGGACGGGGCGAACCGGTTCAAGCAGATCGTTCACATTACGCTGCCGGGGCTTGCGCCGGTCATTCTGCTCGTGCTGACCTTAAGTCTCGGCAGCATCCTCGACGCCGGCTTCGATCAGGTATTCAATTTGTATAACCCGCTTGTTTATTCGAGGGCGGACATTATCGACACCTACGTCTACCGGCTTGCCTTCACGGACGCCAATTACAGCCTGGGCACGGCGATCGGCCTGCTGAAATCGGTCGTCGGCTTCATCTTGATCGTCATCGGCTACCGGCTGGCCAAACGATACTCGGATTATTCGATTTTCTAG
- a CDS encoding carbohydrate ABC transporter permease — translation MKQTAAADRTNGFAIASRMNAGRLFTCVNYLFLACAGALCVFPVLHILAVSLSSAGPAAANRVVVWPVDFTFQAYAAVFSRAPFITSFGVSIERTVVGVAVNAALTALMGYPLSKTAKELPGRNLYVWLLVFVMLFNAGLVPTYMLVKNLHLLNTLWALVLPGAVPIFSVILVMNFIKMLPKEIEEAAFIDGASYWMCWRRLILPLSKPVIATIVLFSFVGHWNSWYDGLIYMNDSKLYPLQTYLYTVIQNQDITSLDQAASYAEVNGVTLQSAQIFSGMVPILLMYPFLQKYFTKGIVLGAVKG, via the coding sequence ATGAAACAAACGGCTGCGGCCGACAGGACGAACGGGTTTGCGATCGCAAGCAGAATGAACGCCGGCCGGCTGTTCACCTGCGTCAATTATTTGTTCCTTGCCTGCGCAGGCGCGCTGTGCGTATTTCCGGTGCTGCATATTTTGGCCGTTTCGCTCAGCAGCGCGGGTCCGGCGGCCGCTAACCGGGTGGTCGTCTGGCCGGTCGATTTTACGTTTCAAGCCTATGCGGCGGTGTTTTCCAGAGCGCCCTTCATCACCTCCTTCGGCGTCTCGATCGAGCGAACCGTGGTCGGGGTCGCGGTCAATGCCGCACTGACAGCCCTGATGGGCTACCCGCTGTCCAAGACGGCGAAGGAATTGCCGGGGCGGAATTTGTATGTGTGGCTGCTCGTATTCGTCATGCTGTTCAACGCCGGACTCGTACCGACGTACATGCTGGTCAAAAATTTGCACCTGCTCAATACGCTTTGGGCGCTCGTGCTGCCCGGCGCGGTCCCCATTTTCAGCGTCATCCTGGTTATGAATTTCATTAAAATGCTGCCGAAGGAAATTGAAGAGGCGGCGTTTATCGACGGCGCAAGCTACTGGATGTGCTGGCGGAGGCTCATTCTTCCGCTGTCGAAGCCCGTCATCGCGACGATCGTGCTGTTCAGCTTCGTCGGGCATTGGAATTCCTGGTACGACGGCCTGATCTATATGAACGACAGCAAGCTTTATCCGCTGCAGACGTATTTGTATACGGTGATTCAAAATCAGGACATCACGAGTCTCGACCAGGCGGCGAGCTATGCCGAAGTGAACGGCGTGACGCTGCAGTCGGCGCAAATATTCAGCGGCATGGTGCCGATTCTGCTCATGTACCCGTTCCTGCAAAAGTATTTCACCAAAGGCATTGTGCTGGGAGCGGTGAAGGGGTAA
- a CDS encoding alpha-L-rhamnosidase — MKQDGQTAERRTDLELVGVGDIRCEYKRNPVGIDIANPRLGWKLFGSRRGVMQTAYRIQTAEEDPGFGRLVWDSGWAESGRSQQVEYAGEPLRSCTRYHVRVMIRDEAGRESEWSEPAFWETGLLEAGEWTGDFIGCEAEGDGSQAEPVPLFRKTFQVSGAVERATVYVTALGLYELRLNGSKVGGDLLTPGWTSYTNRLQYQTYDITAQLREGDNAAGALVGEGWYRGSFSWDHQRSIYGNRSALLAEIRIRYRDGREERIATDESWKRSQSEIVASEMYAGEQTDARLLQPGWDLPGFDDSGWKPAERIEADKRRLVAQVNEPVRVQELLRPVELLRTPAGDTVLDMGQNMVGFIRVRAKGPAGAEIVLEHAEVLDKDGNFYADNLRGAKQRNRYVLRGEGDETFEPRFSFQGFRYVRVAAYPGEVKPECFEGVVIHSDMEQSGRFECSEPLVNRLQMNILWGQKGNFVDVPTDCPQRDERMGWTGDAQVFARTACFNMNTASFFTKWLLDMKAEQMENGAIPNYIPHVLPKPRAMAAWGDAVTIVPWALYECYGDTRILAEMYDSMVRWVEYMRSHGEEGADWGKQPQIGDWLALDAKQGSYRGATPEDLVAAAYYVHSTGLVVKTAELLGKEEDAARYRRLHARILDDFRREYVTPNGRIASPTQTAQVLALMFDLLEERDVPRTVTALEELLKKNKNHLTTGFVGTPYICLVLSRFGRTDLAYELLLQQDFPSWLDQVKKGATTIWEHWDGIKEDGSFWSADMNSFNHYAYGSIGDWMYRTVTGINTDPEKPGYKHIHIEPQIDPRLSYAKASYQSLYGAIEAGWSRTDEGMELTVAIPPNTTASVVLPAASRRLLLESGTSVNAAAGIYRTEETADGGIRLEIGSGRYRFTYPAEISEQVPEPTN, encoded by the coding sequence ATGAAACAAGACGGGCAAACGGCCGAGCGGCGTACTGATCTTGAGCTTGTCGGCGTCGGCGATATTCGCTGCGAGTATAAAAGGAACCCGGTCGGCATCGACATCGCGAATCCGCGGCTCGGCTGGAAGCTGTTCGGCAGCCGGAGAGGCGTGATGCAAACCGCTTACCGGATTCAGACCGCCGAGGAAGACCCGGGCTTCGGACGGCTTGTCTGGGATTCGGGCTGGGCGGAGAGCGGCCGCTCCCAGCAGGTCGAGTATGCGGGCGAGCCGCTTCGCTCCTGCACCCGGTATCATGTCCGGGTGATGATCCGGGATGAAGCGGGCCGGGAGAGCGAATGGAGCGAGCCTGCCTTCTGGGAAACGGGACTGCTGGAAGCGGGGGAATGGACCGGGGACTTTATCGGGTGCGAGGCGGAAGGCGACGGCTCGCAGGCGGAGCCTGTCCCGCTGTTCCGCAAGACTTTTCAGGTCAGCGGGGCGGTCGAACGGGCGACCGTGTACGTGACGGCGCTCGGACTGTACGAGCTGAGGCTGAACGGCAGCAAGGTTGGCGGCGATCTCTTGACGCCGGGCTGGACGTCCTATACCAACCGGCTGCAGTACCAGACCTACGATATTACGGCGCAGCTGAGGGAAGGGGACAATGCCGCGGGCGCATTGGTCGGCGAAGGCTGGTACCGGGGCAGCTTCAGCTGGGACCACCAGCGCAGCATTTACGGGAACCGCAGCGCTCTGCTGGCGGAAATCCGGATCCGCTACCGGGACGGACGCGAGGAGCGGATCGCCACCGACGAGTCTTGGAAGCGGTCGCAAAGCGAAATCGTCGCTTCGGAGATGTATGCGGGCGAGCAGACGGACGCCCGGCTGCTGCAGCCCGGCTGGGACCTGCCCGGGTTCGACGACAGCGGCTGGAAGCCGGCGGAGCGCATCGAGGCGGATAAAAGACGGCTGGTCGCGCAGGTGAACGAGCCGGTGCGGGTACAGGAGCTGCTGCGGCCGGTCGAGCTGCTGCGTACGCCTGCCGGCGATACGGTGCTCGATATGGGACAGAACATGGTCGGATTTATCCGTGTGCGCGCCAAAGGGCCGGCGGGTGCGGAGATTGTGCTGGAGCACGCCGAGGTGCTGGACAAAGACGGAAATTTCTACGCGGACAATCTTCGCGGCGCCAAGCAGCGGAACCGTTACGTGCTGCGGGGGGAAGGCGACGAGACGTTCGAGCCCCGTTTCTCGTTTCAGGGCTTCCGGTACGTGCGCGTCGCGGCATATCCCGGCGAGGTGAAGCCGGAGTGCTTCGAAGGCGTCGTCATTCATTCGGATATGGAGCAAAGCGGCCGTTTCGAATGCTCGGAGCCGCTGGTCAACCGGCTGCAGATGAACATTTTATGGGGACAGAAGGGCAACTTCGTCGATGTGCCCACGGACTGCCCGCAGCGGGACGAACGGATGGGCTGGACGGGGGACGCCCAAGTGTTCGCGCGGACCGCATGCTTTAATATGAACACCGCCTCTTTTTTCACCAAATGGCTGCTGGACATGAAAGCCGAGCAGATGGAGAACGGCGCCATCCCGAATTATATTCCGCACGTGCTTCCGAAGCCGCGGGCGATGGCCGCCTGGGGGGACGCGGTCACGATCGTGCCGTGGGCGCTGTACGAATGCTACGGCGATACGCGGATTTTGGCGGAGATGTACGACAGCATGGTGCGCTGGGTCGAATATATGCGCAGCCACGGCGAAGAAGGCGCGGACTGGGGCAAGCAGCCGCAAATCGGCGACTGGCTGGCGCTCGACGCGAAGCAGGGCAGCTACCGCGGGGCAACGCCGGAAGACCTGGTGGCGGCGGCTTATTATGTGCACTCGACCGGCCTCGTCGTGAAAACGGCGGAGCTGCTGGGCAAAGAGGAGGACGCTGCCCGGTACCGCAGGCTGCACGCGCGCATTCTGGACGATTTCCGCCGGGAATATGTAACGCCGAACGGCCGGATCGCCTCCCCGACGCAGACCGCGCAGGTGCTGGCCCTGATGTTCGATCTGCTCGAGGAGCGGGACGTTCCCCGGACCGTGACCGCGCTGGAAGAGCTTTTGAAAAAAAATAAAAACCATCTGACGACCGGCTTCGTCGGCACGCCCTATATCTGTCTCGTGCTCAGCCGCTTCGGCCGAACGGATCTCGCGTATGAACTGCTGCTTCAGCAGGATTTCCCTTCCTGGCTCGATCAGGTGAAGAAAGGGGCGACGACGATTTGGGAGCATTGGGACGGCATCAAGGAAGACGGGTCCTTCTGGAGCGCCGACATGAACTCCTTCAATCACTACGCGTACGGCTCGATCGGCGATTGGATGTACCGGACGGTTACGGGGATCAACACCGACCCGGAAAAACCGGGCTATAAGCATATCCATATCGAGCCGCAAATCGACCCGCGCCTCTCCTATGCCAAAGCTTCCTATCAATCGCTGTACGGCGCGATTGAAGCCGGGTGGTCGAGAACGGATGAAGGGATGGAGCTGACGGTCGCCATCCCGCCGAATACGACGGCATCCGTCGTTTTGCCGGCTGCCTCCCGCCGTCTGCTGCTGGAAAGTGGCACAAGCGTGAATGCAGCAGCGGGAATTTACCGTACCGAAGAGACGGCGGACGGCGGCATCCGTCTGGAAATTGGCTCGGGCCGCTACCGGTTCACGTACCCGGCGGAAATTTCGGAGCAGGTGCCTGAACCGACCAACTGA
- a CDS encoding ArsR/SmtB family transcription factor, with protein MIENNPLRDVFDAIADPTRRRLIRLLAEAEEVPLHQLTAQFQMGRTAVSKHLTILKEAGLVLDRKVGRETRFRLNAAPLREIQDWVAFYRKFWSTNMQRLTQFLEEEEE; from the coding sequence GTGATCGAGAACAATCCGTTACGGGATGTGTTTGATGCCATTGCAGACCCCACTCGGCGCCGGCTGATTCGTCTGTTAGCCGAGGCAGAGGAAGTACCTCTTCATCAGTTAACGGCCCAGTTCCAAATGGGACGTACAGCGGTATCCAAGCATTTGACCATTCTGAAAGAGGCCGGGCTGGTCCTTGACCGAAAAGTCGGCCGAGAAACGCGATTTAGGCTGAACGCCGCTCCACTCCGGGAAATTCAAGATTGGGTGGCATTCTATCGCAAGTTTTGGAGTACAAATATGCAGCGCTTAACCCAATTTTTGGAGGAGGAAGAAGAATGA
- a CDS encoding SRPBCC family protein: protein MSLTLTMDFQFTTSIEKLWFALTDSGKLAKWMSNIHTGEAMENDFKPVVGHRFQFRTKPNEYWDGIIDGEVLIVDAPDRVSYTWASGGEKHTITWTLKDLGDGRVNLHLDQSGISNAQALGGAKFGWSKWCGDLEKVLEQ, encoded by the coding sequence ATGAGTTTAACGTTAACGATGGATTTTCAGTTCACGACGTCGATCGAGAAGCTTTGGTTCGCCTTAACCGATTCCGGCAAGCTTGCCAAATGGATGTCCAACATCCATACCGGTGAGGCGATGGAAAATGATTTTAAGCCCGTCGTCGGACACCGTTTTCAGTTCCGCACCAAGCCGAACGAATATTGGGACGGGATTATTGACGGCGAAGTGCTTATTGTAGACGCGCCGGACCGGGTGTCCTATACGTGGGCGAGCGGCGGGGAGAAGCATACGATTACCTGGACGCTGAAGGATTTAGGGGATGGCCGAGTTAACCTGCATCTCGATCAAAGCGGTATTTCAAACGCTCAAGCCTTGGGCGGAGCGAAATTTGGCTGGAGCAAATGGTGCGGCGATCTGGAGAAGGTGCTGGAGCAGTAA
- a CDS encoding phage tail protein — MSYLVDFKNVSTVGLESSPVAEALAGLRANEARYFMNKYKQEFTVVPAGESQETIDYVNRILKEERGIEFAAKPLETACLQVENIKWTFVFYEDGLGVNVLYTVDDPKKRAVGFKLSEGMEVPTELGKFKFARQKSKLAGTIRGSYFVIKGEY, encoded by the coding sequence ATGTCCTATCTCGTCGATTTCAAAAATGTGTCCACGGTCGGTTTAGAGTCTTCACCGGTTGCTGAAGCGCTTGCCGGTTTGCGGGCGAATGAAGCCCGTTACTTCATGAACAAATACAAGCAGGAATTTACGGTCGTGCCGGCCGGCGAGAGCCAGGAGACCATCGATTATGTGAACCGAATTTTGAAGGAAGAACGCGGCATTGAGTTTGCGGCCAAACCTTTAGAAACGGCGTGTCTTCAAGTGGAAAATATTAAATGGACCTTCGTCTTTTATGAGGACGGTCTTGGAGTCAATGTCTTGTATACCGTTGATGACCCGAAGAAACGGGCCGTCGGCTTTAAGCTTTCCGAGGGGATGGAAGTCCCAACGGAATTAGGGAAGTTTAAGTTTGCGCGGCAGAAGTCCAAACTGGCCGGAACGATTCGGGGCTCCTATTTTGTCATTAAAGGGGAGTATTAA
- a CDS encoding sensor histidine kinase: MKLWQKVFWGTFLLFEVLFNASSFYLIQHNFNQNLIREVDRGLTNQQLLTAQIENEWSYINNLNQLLNAAKEDAGDFLQHNASKYLKSFDPSSVFIDIKDDRDQTVFSNFSETIDGPRPELEVKNPADRKYIIRSIGRKSELFVAGMLTLSGRGFKLAYILDLTDIYADKNAQIRAFIKINIVITVVLAAGLYGLIWYLTRSVRMLTRSAQTIASGRYSHRVNVLSKDEIGLLSEQFNKMAEAIEEKVQALETAAGNRQRFIHYLTHELKTPLTSIIGYADLLRTTAFNEEVFYKSLHYIYSEGKRLESLAFKLMDLILVENIQPRMTVLDIRPIFEETAQLMRLQLEKAQVSLSMSVEAAKLPMESDLVQIMCTNLIDNSIKASNTGSGIGFRGYRTEDSRYVIEVQDEGIGIPEQDIPNVFEPFFTANPSRSQSNRGAGLGLAICSEIVRLHAGELDIQSRLNEGTVIRVILPGSYNSFTTCR, encoded by the coding sequence ATGAAGCTCTGGCAAAAGGTTTTTTGGGGTACCTTCCTCCTGTTTGAGGTGCTGTTCAATGCGTCCTCTTTTTACCTGATCCAGCATAATTTTAATCAGAATTTAATCAGGGAAGTCGATCGGGGATTAACGAACCAGCAGCTTTTAACCGCGCAAATCGAAAATGAATGGTCGTATATTAACAATTTGAACCAACTGTTGAATGCCGCAAAAGAAGATGCCGGCGATTTTTTGCAGCACAATGCATCGAAGTATTTGAAATCCTTCGATCCGAGCAGCGTTTTTATAGACATTAAGGACGATCGCGATCAAACGGTATTTTCGAATTTCTCCGAAACGATTGACGGCCCGAGACCCGAGCTTGAGGTAAAAAATCCCGCCGACAGAAAATATATCATTCGCAGCATCGGCCGCAAGAGCGAATTGTTTGTCGCCGGCATGCTCACCTTGAGCGGCCGCGGCTTCAAGCTCGCGTACATCCTGGATTTAACGGACATTTACGCGGATAAGAACGCGCAGATCCGAGCTTTTATCAAGATCAATATCGTCATCACCGTCGTCCTTGCAGCCGGCCTTTACGGCCTGATTTGGTATCTCACACGCTCTGTCCGCATGCTCACCAGATCCGCGCAGACGATAGCTTCGGGCCGGTATTCGCATCGCGTCAACGTGTTATCTAAGGACGAGATCGGCCTGCTGTCGGAGCAGTTCAACAAAATGGCCGAGGCGATCGAGGAAAAAGTCCAAGCATTGGAGACGGCCGCCGGGAACAGGCAGCGGTTTATTCATTATTTGACACATGAATTAAAGACGCCGCTTACTTCGATTATCGGCTACGCCGATTTGCTCCGAACGACGGCATTTAACGAAGAAGTGTTTTACAAATCCCTCCATTATATTTACAGCGAAGGAAAACGGCTGGAAAGTCTTGCTTTTAAGCTCATGGACCTCATCCTCGTCGAAAATATTCAGCCCCGCATGACCGTGCTGGACATACGGCCGATTTTCGAAGAGACCGCACAATTGATGAGACTTCAGCTGGAAAAGGCGCAGGTAAGTCTGTCCATGTCTGTGGAAGCCGCGAAGCTGCCGATGGAGAGCGATTTGGTCCAAATTATGTGCACCAATTTGATCGACAATTCCATTAAAGCTTCGAATACCGGGAGCGGGATCGGCTTCCGCGGGTACCGGACGGAGGACTCCCGGTATGTCATCGAAGTGCAGGACGAGGGAATCGGGATTCCCGAGCAGGATATTCCGAACGTGTTCGAGCCGTTTTTTACGGCGAATCCGTCCCGTTCGCAGTCGAATCGCGGCGCCGGATTGGGTCTTGCGATTTGCTCGGAGATCGTCCGGCTTCATGCGGGAGAGCTGGATATTCAGAGCCGCCTGAACGAAGGAACCGTTATCCGAGTCATCCTTCCCGGATCATACAACTCCTTTACAACCTGCCGATAG
- a CDS encoding response regulator transcription factor, translating to MENIIIIEDDPAISDLIRLNLELAGHNCRQAYSGQEALSVFTDFSPDLALLDITLPDMEGYKLLERLKQSEVPVIFLTARNALADKVKGLKMGADDYIVKPFEAMELLARIEAVLRRYGRKSDRVECGGLEIYLQERTVKRDGVPVELTMKEYELLLLLLHNRNKALSREKILELVWDYEYSGETRTVDIHIQKIRKKLGWEDRIKTVYKFGYRLEVSP from the coding sequence ATGGAGAACATCATCATAATTGAAGACGACCCGGCGATTTCCGATCTGATCCGGCTGAATCTCGAATTGGCCGGGCACAATTGCCGGCAGGCTTATAGCGGGCAGGAAGCGCTAAGCGTGTTCACGGATTTTTCGCCCGATTTGGCGCTGCTAGATATCACGCTCCCCGACATGGAGGGGTACAAGCTGTTGGAACGGCTCAAGCAGAGCGAAGTGCCGGTCATTTTTCTGACGGCCCGAAACGCCCTTGCCGATAAAGTAAAAGGACTGAAAATGGGGGCCGACGACTATATCGTCAAGCCTTTCGAAGCCATGGAGCTGCTTGCCAGAATCGAAGCGGTGCTTCGCCGTTACGGCAGGAAAAGCGATCGAGTGGAGTGCGGAGGCCTCGAGATTTACCTGCAGGAGCGCACGGTCAAGCGGGATGGCGTCCCCGTCGAACTGACGATGAAGGAATACGAGCTGCTCCTTCTTCTCCTCCATAACCGGAACAAGGCCCTGTCCCGGGAAAAAATTTTGGAGCTCGTTTGGGACTACGAGTACAGTGGAGAGACGAGGACCGTAGATATTCATATTCAAAAGATACGCAAAAAACTGGGATGGGAAGACCGAATCAAAACCGTCTACAAGTTCGGTTACCGGCTTGAGGTATCCCCATGA
- a CDS encoding DUF969 domain-containing protein, giving the protein MIKLIGILVVALGFAFRFNTLLVVMAGGIVTGLIAGLSFNDIMTKFGEAFTTNRYMTIPIVLTIPVIGLLERYGLKERAEALIRKTKGVSAGKVMLWYLFIREWSSALGLNIGGHPQTVRPIVAPMAEGAAVAKYGLIPEHLSNDIKAHSAAMENVGFFFGEDIFIATGAILLMKGFFDSSGLHVGVWDMALWGLPTAIAVYLLSWHRLRRLDKRIEREMTKKQAPQPETNPDLTASGGMTL; this is encoded by the coding sequence GTGATTAAATTGATCGGTATTTTAGTTGTCGCTTTAGGATTTGCATTCCGTTTTAATACTTTGCTTGTCGTTATGGCGGGCGGTATTGTAACGGGACTTATTGCCGGGCTTTCTTTTAACGATATTATGACGAAATTCGGCGAAGCATTTACGACGAACCGGTATATGACGATTCCCATCGTGCTGACGATACCGGTCATCGGACTGCTGGAGCGCTACGGGTTAAAGGAACGTGCGGAAGCTTTAATCCGAAAAACAAAAGGCGTTAGTGCCGGAAAGGTGATGCTTTGGTATTTGTTTATCAGGGAATGGTCGTCGGCCTTAGGTCTTAATATCGGCGGGCACCCCCAGACCGTGCGCCCGATCGTCGCGCCGATGGCCGAAGGGGCTGCGGTGGCGAAATACGGCCTGATCCCGGAGCATCTGAGCAACGATATTAAAGCCCATTCGGCCGCAATGGAAAACGTGGGCTTCTTTTTTGGCGAAGATATTTTCATTGCAACCGGAGCGATTCTCTTGATGAAAGGGTTCTTCGATTCCTCCGGCTTGCATGTAGGCGTATGGGATATGGCCCTTTGGGGGCTTCCGACAGCCATTGCCGTTTACCTTTTATCCTGGCACAGGCTGCGGCGGCTGGATAAGCGGATTGAGCGGGAAATGACCAAAAAGCAAGCTCCTCAGCCGGAAACGAATCCGGACTTGACCGCTTCCGGAGGGATGACGCTGTGA
- a CDS encoding DUF979 domain-containing protein, producing MTNLITIDYIYYLVGIIVAFVAFRIARNPEHPSRVGSALFWGLFAVTLIFGKVMPNLLTGYLVLVMVIIAALGKVKASPEKEHPQEEREAHAARIKGKIFLPALLIPIITVIGSFTLNKIHFGHFNLVDPEMVTLIALGLSAIIALFVAKSLTKASYSVPINEGSKLMEVVGWSMILPQMLSALGSIFAQAGVGDVVSKMVGDVLPTQYAFVSVAAYCIGMALFTMIMGNAFAAFAVITGGIGLPLIVHMHGGNPAIMAAIGMFAGYCGTLMTPMAANFNIVPAMLLDLKDRNAVIKAQIPIGIPLLVINILLMYFLVYRF from the coding sequence GTGACCAATCTGATCACGATTGATTATATCTATTATCTGGTCGGCATTATCGTAGCTTTTGTCGCGTTTCGGATCGCCCGGAATCCGGAGCATCCCAGCCGGGTCGGCTCGGCGTTATTTTGGGGCCTTTTCGCCGTAACGCTTATATTCGGCAAGGTAATGCCCAATTTGTTGACCGGTTATCTCGTTCTCGTCATGGTGATTATCGCCGCGCTTGGTAAAGTGAAGGCTTCTCCCGAGAAGGAGCATCCTCAGGAAGAACGCGAAGCGCACGCTGCGAGGATCAAAGGGAAAATATTTCTTCCGGCATTGTTGATCCCGATCATAACGGTGATCGGCAGCTTTACGCTGAATAAAATCCATTTCGGCCATTTTAACCTGGTCGATCCGGAAATGGTTACCCTTATTGCGCTCGGACTGAGCGCGATCATCGCCTTGTTTGTGGCCAAATCGTTAACAAAGGCTTCCTATTCCGTCCCGATCAACGAAGGCAGCAAGCTCATGGAGGTCGTCGGCTGGTCGATGATACTGCCGCAAATGCTATCGGCGCTCGGGTCGATCTTTGCGCAGGCCGGCGTGGGGGACGTCGTCTCTAAAATGGTCGGCGACGTTCTTCCGACCCAATATGCGTTTGTCTCGGTCGCCGCTTATTGTATCGGAATGGCTCTCTTTACCATGATCATGGGCAATGCTTTTGCAGCGTTTGCCGTCATCACCGGAGGGATCGGTCTTCCGCTTATCGTTCATATGCATGGCGGGAATCCGGCGATTATGGCCGCGATCGGCATGTTTGCCGGATATTGCGGAACGTTAATGACGCCAATGGCCGCCAATTTTAATATTGTTCCGGCCATGCTGCTCGATTTAAAGGATCGAAACGCGGTCATTAAAGCGCAAATCCCGATTGGAATCCCTCTTTTGGTCATTAATATCCTGCTGATGTACTTCTTGGTTTACCGGTTTTAG
- a CDS encoding pyroglutamyl-peptidase I — MKVLVSGFEAFGGDAVNPTENMIQSIASEHFSGVELKTVLLPVNYDECAERLIQEIEAFRPDAVISCGLYGGRTSVTPERVAVNVKDTAADAPFADNKGVRPTDEPIRPDGPDAIFTRLPVRKIVNRLIEEKVPAYISNTAGTFICNNTMYGVLDYIHQNGLPTVAGFVHFPASTEMAAANPFLPTLSDETMLKALRIIIQTTVEEMQH; from the coding sequence ATGAAAGTGTTGGTTTCAGGATTCGAAGCGTTTGGCGGGGATGCCGTCAATCCAACGGAAAACATGATTCAATCGATCGCAAGCGAGCATTTCTCCGGCGTGGAGCTGAAGACGGTATTGCTGCCGGTCAATTACGATGAATGCGCAGAAAGGCTGATTCAAGAAATCGAGGCTTTCCGGCCGGATGCCGTCATTTCCTGCGGGTTATACGGCGGAAGAACGTCCGTGACTCCGGAGCGGGTTGCCGTCAATGTAAAGGATACCGCGGCGGATGCTCCCTTCGCCGATAATAAAGGAGTCAGGCCGACGGATGAACCGATTCGACCGGACGGTCCGGATGCGATCTTTACACGGCTGCCGGTCCGCAAAATTGTGAACCGGTTAATAGAAGAAAAGGTGCCGGCCTATATTTCCAATACGGCGGGAACTTTTATTTGCAACAACACGATGTATGGGGTATTAGACTATATCCATCAAAACGGTTTACCTACGGTCGCGGGCTTCGTTCATTTTCCGGCTTCAACGGAAATGGCGGCGGCCAATCCGTTTTTGCCGACGTTATCGGATGAGACGATGCTGAAGGCTCTTCGGATTATCATCCAAACGACGGTTGAGGAAATGCAGCATTAA